The DNA region GCTGAATAAGGAAGTCGAGTCGGCGGGCTTCAGTATTGGTGGGTCTTTGATGGGGATTCAGCGTGTTACGCCGACGCGGCATGTGGTTGTCGCCTTTTTGCTGCAGAGGGGACTGACATGACGGGGTCTGGTTCAGTGAATGACGATGGAGATAAGGAAAACGAGGGATGCGGTGATTCATATCCCTCCGGCAGAAAAAGCGTCACTTTTCTGTCACCAGCCTGCAACGATCAGCGCATAAAGTGCCTTCCAAATTTGGGGCCGATTCGCATGGAATCGCTTTAAAAATCCGAATGTCATAGGTGCCGCGTGAGCATACGAAATCGTATTGCATGGTTGGTGTTGGTCAGCTTTCTGGCCATCCTGTCGATCGGGGGCTATGCCATCTGGCAGGCCGGCGCCAATGCCCGTGCGGTGAAGTCAGTCACGGAAGGGGCCGTGCCCAGTGCGCTGGCCTCGGCCGATCTGGTCTCCGCACTGAAGGATGTTCAGCTAGCCACCATGAATGTGTTGCAGGCGACAGATGCACGGCTGTTGGGGCAGGCTCAGACCACCCTCGGTGACAGCGAGCAATTGCTACGGACACAGCTGGCATTGCAGGGGCGTCTGGCCAGCAATGCCATCCAGCATGGTCTGGTACAACAAGCTGCTGAAGTGCTCGACAGTTACTTCGATTCCATTGCCGATGCGGTCAGGCTCAAGCTCGCCGGTCAGAATGACATGGCCAATGCCACCTTTGCCGCCAGTGTGCTGCAATATCAGGACAATCTGCAGCAAATCGTCAGCACCCTGCGAGTAGAAAAGAACCGCAGCAAGGACGAAGCGATCCAGGCCCTCAATCAGAGTCTGGCAGGCACTGCGGCGACCTTGTCCCTGGTGACGCTGGTGACGCTGCTGGGACTGGGCTTGCTCGGCTGGCTGTTGTACCGGCAGATCGTGCGGCCGATCAGCAGCATGCAGCGCACCATGAGCGAGATTGCCCAAAGTCAGGATTTTTCCCGCCGCGTGCCGGTGGAACAGCAGGACGAAATCGGCAAATCCGTGCAGGCCTTCAATGCCATGGTGGCGCAGATCGAGTCCAGCACCGCACTGGTGCGTCAGAAGACCCATGACATTCAGGCCATGTTGCAGAACATCCCGCAGGGGATTCTGACCCTGGTGGAGGGGCATCGGGTGCACCCGGAATATTCTGCCCATCTGGAAACCATCCTCGCCACGCGCCACATCGCCGGGCGCGACATTCTGGACCTGCTGTTCCGCGGCAGCCATCTCGGCGCCGACATCCTGTCCCAGCTGGAGGCCGCCATGGCTTCCTGCATCGGCGAAGACAGCATGAATTTCGATTTCAACCGTCATCTTCTGGTCGGGGAGCTGGAAAGGGCGTTGCCGGATGGTCGCAAGCAGGTGCTGGATTTGAGCTGGTCGGCGATTTGCGATGACGACGACAGGGTCCAGAGACTGATGCTGTGCGTGCGGGATGTGACCGAGTTGCGCGCGCTGGCAGCGGAGGCGCATCAGCAAAAGCGCGAGCTGGCCATCATTGGTGAAATTCTGGCCGTCAGCCAGGAGAAATTCCATGAGTTCATTACCAGCGCCATCCGTTTTATCGGCGAGAACGAACAACTGATTCGCCAGAGTCCGCACGGAGAGGCCGAGGTCATTGCCCAGTTGTTCCGCAATATGCACACCATCAAGGGGAATGCCCGTACCTATGGGCTGACTCATCTGACACAGACCGTGCATCAGGCCGAGCAGCGCTATGAGCAACTGCGTCAGCCGCAGCCGGCGATTGCCTGGGATACGCCGCAATTGCTGGACGAACTGGCCCAGGTCCGTTCTCTGGTCGAACACTACGCCCATATCAACGAGGTGTCGCTGGGGCGCAAGGGGCCGGGTCGGCGGGGGAGTGCCGAGCGTTATCTGCTGGTGGAGCGCGAACAGATCCAGGAAACGCTGGCACGGCTGGAGTCGGTCAACACGGGCAATCTGCATGAGCTGATTGCCGTGCACCAGGCCGTGCATCAACTGCTCAATCGCATGGGGACCGAGTCCCTGCAGGATATGTTGTCCGGGGTGCTGTCCTCCCTGCCTTCGCTGGCGGAA from Paludibacterium sp. B53371 includes:
- a CDS encoding HAMP domain-containing protein; the encoded protein is MLVSFLAILSIGGYAIWQAGANARAVKSVTEGAVPSALASADLVSALKDVQLATMNVLQATDARLLGQAQTTLGDSEQLLRTQLALQGRLASNAIQHGLVQQAAEVLDSYFDSIADAVRLKLAGQNDMANATFAASVLQYQDNLQQIVSTLRVEKNRSKDEAIQALNQSLAGTAATLSLVTLVTLLGLGLLGWLLYRQIVRPISSMQRTMSEIAQSQDFSRRVPVEQQDEIGKSVQAFNAMVAQIESSTALVRQKTHDIQAMLQNIPQGILTLVEGHRVHPEYSAHLETILATRHIAGRDILDLLFRGSHLGADILSQLEAAMASCIGEDSMNFDFNRHLLVGELERALPDGRKQVLDLSWSAICDDDDRVQRLMLCVRDVTELRALAAEAHQQKRELAIIGEILAVSQEKFHEFITSAIRFIGENEQLIRQSPHGEAEVIAQLFRNMHTIKGNARTYGLTHLTQTVHQAEQRYEQLRQPQPAIAWDTPQLLDELAQVRSLVEHYAHINEVSLGRKGPGRRGSAERYLLVEREQIQETLARLESVNTGNLHELIAVHQAVHQLLNRMGTESLQDMLSGVLSSLPSLAEELGKLPPQVLLQDNGYVLRSQIAGTLKNVFMHLLRNAVDHGLETAQERQALHKPAQGTIRIQVNKTGDHLVLRLSDDGRGLALGRIRERAIEQGLIARDAALDDEAVASLVFRPGFSTASQLSEVSGRGVGMDAVQSFIKRENGQICLRFLDQEAGADFRRFETVVTLPAALAVQVEIRENKLVEHPQAIA